The Candidatus Palauibacter soopunensis DNA window CGACCTGCTCGACCTCGGTCTCGGTGTCGGCGGTCCCCGCCGCCACGCTCGCGACCTCCGCGCCGTCCCTCTGGAACGCCGCGTTCGCGAGTTCAGTCGACAGGAACCGGAGGCTGCGGGTCCAGTGCTCCTCGACGGTCGCGCGGCGGCGCGAGTGGAAGTCGTGGACGAACCGGTTCAGGAAGTATTTTGTCGTGGCATCGAGCGGATCGGCCTGGACGGTCGCGGCCTCGTAGGCCAGCGCCTCGGCCCGGCCCACCTCATCCACGCGGACGACGATGGGCTTGGGTGGCTCCGCGCCAGCGATGCGCAGCAGCACGAGGACGCCGAGCACGATGCTCGCGGAAAGGAAGATCAGGATCGTCCTGAGCTTCCGGTTCGCCTGCACGGCCTCGCCCCAGATCTCGGCGTATTCGCGGCCCGCGTCACGGTCTCGTTTCATCATCGGATCTCCTTGGGGCTCAGACGGGGGGCTTGACGGGAGCGGCGGCCTTGCTCGCCCCCTGCATGACGAGCGCGACGAACCCGGACCCGGCGGAGCCGGAGCCGGACACGAGCATCGAGGCGAGTTCACCGACCTTGAGCCCGGCCATCAGGCCGGAGACGACGAGCGGCATGAGCACGACGGCCCAGAGCCACAGTTCCAGCGGATCGGCGGTCCCGGTGCCCATCAGGGCATCGGCGTAGGTCGTGATGTAGCCCATGCCGACGCCCATGAAGACCCTGAGCACGGCACCGGCCACGACGCCGTAGAGCGTGTAGACCATCAGGGTCCGGAACCATCCCCAGAACAGGAACGAGAGCGGCTCGAAGAGCAGGAACGCGATGAACACCGGACCGAGCAGGATCGCGATGGCGATGGCGACCTGCGCCCAGATCACCTGCGCGTAGGTGACGCAGAACAGCGCCAGCAGGCAGACCACGAGCGACGCGCCCATCACGAGCGTGACGAGCGAGGAGAAGATCACGGTCGTCCCCGCCGTCACGATCGAGAGCAGGTTGCCGGTGGACCATGCCGCGCCCAGGTGCGCGCTGTACGCCTGCACGAGCGCCGCCATCTCGGTGTAGCCGGCCGACACCACGTCGGACAGGAACAGGTTCTGGAGCCAGATCCCGCCTCCGGCGATCATCGCCGGAAACGTCAGCCCGACGCCGGGGATCGGGACGGCGTAGTAGTGGAGCAGGGTGCGGGGGATCGCGATCCCGATGACGAGCTTGACGATCTCCCACGGCTGGAACGTGCCGCTGAACGTGATCTTGAGTCCGGTCCAGGCGACCATCACGGCGGCGAGCCCGCCCCAGAGCTGGAGCCCGAGCGTGTGAACGTCGGGCGCGGCCCCGCCGACGACGGTGTCGAGCACCACGTCGAGGAAGCTCTTGAAGTCCTGAAGCTGATCGGCGGGGATCTGCGCCGGGACGTTCGGGTCGATGGACTGCGGGGGCAGTTGCATGGCCGTCGCGCCCTACCGGTAGAACGACGGGACGCGGAACAGGAGCCCGTCCCTGAGCGCGGCCCGGTTCAGCGAAGCCGCGTTCCGCATGGTCCCGGCGAACGCGTTCGCCCGCGCACGGCCATCGTGCCAGCGGCCCAGCCAGTCCAGGTGCGCGAGTT harbors:
- a CDS encoding type IV secretion system protein; this encodes MQLPPQSIDPNVPAQIPADQLQDFKSFLDVVLDTVVGGAAPDVHTLGLQLWGGLAAVMVAWTGLKITFSGTFQPWEIVKLVIGIAIPRTLLHYYAVPIPGVGLTFPAMIAGGGIWLQNLFLSDVVSAGYTEMAALVQAYSAHLGAAWSTGNLLSIVTAGTTVIFSSLVTLVMGASLVVCLLALFCVTYAQVIWAQVAIAIAILLGPVFIAFLLFEPLSFLFWGWFRTLMVYTLYGVVAGAVLRVFMGVGMGYITTYADALMGTGTADPLELWLWAVVLMPLVVSGLMAGLKVGELASMLVSGSGSAGSGFVALVMQGASKAAAPVKPPV
- a CDS encoding VirB8/TrbF family protein — protein: MMKRDRDAGREYAEIWGEAVQANRKLRTILIFLSASIVLGVLVLLRIAGAEPPKPIVVRVDEVGRAEALAYEAATVQADPLDATTKYFLNRFVHDFHSRRRATVEEHWTRSLRFLSTELANAAFQRDGAEVASVAAGTADTETEVEQVVLRIHPAPEPPHGATADFDVVHLDGEREIRRERWSLTLRFEFLDSIPNELVVHNPMGLLVTYLRADRALVTGEER